In a genomic window of Occallatibacter riparius:
- a CDS encoding energy transducer TonB: MRRALLPVLLSSLTLTAAASPAPQMNDASAASSRPISTGVTSPHLVSTAHFSIPAGAMPTTIGSSTRVVLKVNLDETGTPTNVQILHPAATTEIDQRVVSAVRQFRWTPAILNNKAVPEELTLTVEVQR, translated from the coding sequence ATGCGCCGTGCACTACTCCCCGTACTGCTTTCATCCCTTACTCTTACCGCAGCGGCTTCCCCGGCCCCGCAAATGAACGACGCCTCTGCCGCATCCTCCCGCCCAATCTCCACCGGAGTTACCAGCCCGCACCTCGTCTCTACCGCGCATTTCAGCATTCCCGCTGGCGCGATGCCCACAACGATCGGCAGCTCCACCCGGGTCGTGTTGAAAGTGAACCTGGACGAGACCGGAACCCCAACGAACGTGCAGATCCTTCATCCCGCCGCCACAACCGAGATCGATCAACGCGTCGTCAGCGCAGTCCGGCAATTCCGCTGGACTCCCGCAATTCTCAACAACAAAGCTGTCCCCGAAGAACTGACCCTCACGGTCGAAGTTCAGCGCTAG
- a CDS encoding metallophosphoesterase family protein: MPRTISLDPVLSSRIQSAMDQLSKLQPDLAARIAASMNDAQAQAMQVSQTRTLPPGPTETHSLMLARSAMTNDAEGFVSNLEAGIVFGVGPDGSIWGTNKWEQLDPGWIEAFAIFLESLLPIIGGKHRFVDSPPTIQIPNQVKIAMAGDWGTGEWRTVNNPAPSTKVGAAIAKLTPDVTIHLGDVYYSGTADQEKHLLVSLWPQGSLGSFALNSNHEMYSGSKPYFNALSQAPFAQQNGCSYFALENDNWIIVGMDSAYFSEEGELYMNGVLFPQNFPNKQQAFLQDKGQEAMMKGKKVIVLTHHNGLDDPGEKTNLLFQHVTNAFPNNDGPAYWYWGHQHLGVVYQPQGLAGVRCRCCGHGALPCGVAKVLENRRQVIWHEKDLAGDPDIPERVLNGFAMLTLDGPNIEEAFYDENGALAWSSTQAASAPALTSADS; this comes from the coding sequence ATGCCCAGGACGATCAGCCTCGATCCGGTCCTTTCCAGCCGCATTCAATCCGCGATGGATCAACTAAGCAAGTTGCAGCCGGACCTTGCAGCCCGGATTGCAGCTTCAATGAACGACGCGCAGGCGCAGGCTATGCAGGTTTCGCAAACCAGAACTTTGCCGCCTGGTCCCACAGAAACCCACAGTCTGATGCTAGCCAGAAGCGCGATGACGAATGACGCGGAAGGATTCGTCAGCAACCTCGAAGCCGGAATCGTATTCGGCGTTGGACCGGATGGCTCGATCTGGGGCACCAACAAATGGGAACAGTTGGATCCGGGCTGGATCGAGGCGTTTGCGATCTTTCTCGAAAGCCTTCTGCCCATCATCGGTGGCAAGCATCGATTTGTGGATTCGCCTCCAACCATCCAAATCCCAAATCAAGTGAAGATCGCGATGGCGGGGGACTGGGGAACCGGCGAATGGCGTACCGTGAATAACCCTGCGCCCAGCACCAAGGTGGGTGCGGCCATCGCCAAGCTGACTCCCGATGTCACCATTCACCTGGGGGACGTCTACTATTCGGGCACGGCCGACCAGGAGAAGCATCTGCTCGTATCGCTGTGGCCGCAAGGGTCGCTGGGATCGTTCGCGCTCAACTCCAACCACGAGATGTACTCCGGATCGAAGCCCTATTTCAACGCGCTCAGCCAGGCGCCCTTTGCCCAGCAGAACGGATGCAGCTATTTCGCCCTGGAGAACGATAACTGGATCATTGTCGGAATGGACTCGGCTTACTTCTCTGAGGAAGGGGAACTCTACATGAACGGCGTATTGTTCCCGCAGAACTTCCCAAACAAGCAGCAGGCATTCCTCCAGGACAAAGGGCAAGAGGCGATGATGAAGGGCAAGAAGGTGATTGTTCTGACTCATCACAATGGGCTGGACGATCCTGGCGAGAAAACGAACCTGCTGTTCCAGCACGTAACGAACGCGTTTCCAAACAATGATGGACCCGCGTATTGGTATTGGGGACATCAGCACCTTGGAGTGGTCTATCAGCCTCAGGGCCTCGCGGGCGTTCGCTGCCGCTGCTGTGGACATGGGGCGCTTCCCTGCGGTGTAGCGAAGGTTCTGGAGAACCGTCGCCAGGTGATATGGCACGAGAAAGACCTGGCCGGCGACCCCGACATTCCTGAGCGCGTACTCAACGGGTTTGCGATGTTGACGCTCGACGGTCCGAACATTGAAGAAGCCTTCTATGACGAGAATGGCGCCTTGGCGTGGTCGAGTACCCAGGCTGCGTCTGCACCCGCGCTTACTTCCGCTGACTCGTGA
- a CDS encoding recombinase family protein — MAYFERVRDVLSGPFSPEIIDQRTAAGWQLVHIEWRRELPDSEAPTEGAFAEEIPYGLRISDDCKRLEVHPGENQTLLLMMDLLAQDFSYSAIVSDLNEKGFRQRSGRPWTRIAVFNMMPRLIEVGPRIFSSEEWEKRRVRISKAREPENG; from the coding sequence ATGGCGTATTTCGAGCGCGTGCGGGATGTGCTGTCGGGTCCGTTCAGCCCCGAGATCATAGACCAGAGAACAGCAGCGGGCTGGCAATTGGTACACATCGAATGGCGGCGCGAGCTGCCTGATTCTGAAGCGCCGACCGAAGGCGCATTCGCCGAAGAAATCCCCTATGGGCTGCGCATCTCCGACGACTGCAAGCGGCTCGAGGTGCACCCGGGCGAGAACCAGACCCTGCTGTTGATGATGGATCTGCTTGCCCAGGACTTCTCTTACTCCGCAATCGTGAGCGACCTCAACGAGAAGGGTTTTCGCCAGCGCAGTGGTCGCCCGTGGACCCGCATCGCAGTCTTCAACATGATGCCGAGGCTCATCGAAGTCGGCCCCCGCATCTTCTCCTCGGAAGAGTGGGAAAAGCGCCGGGTGCGGATCAGCAAGGCCAGAGAGCCCGAAAACGGCTGA
- the nusA gene encoding transcription termination factor NusA produces MASPLYQSIELLSREKGIEPEIVVGAVEEAIALATRKFYKTQENMRGELNKETGEITAYVYKTVVAGDDEVEDPVNQITLEEANELAPGAEVGSEIRMYKDTSPLGRIAAQLAKQVIFQKVREAERDTVFQEYAHREKEVLTATVKRVEGQDTIFDLGKAEARCPKREQSRLESFSIGERVRVVLLKVDRAAKGPQVIVSRAAPELVQNLFQSEVPEIYDGTVVIRAIAREAGERTKIAVMSRDKDVDPVGACVGMKGMRVQSIIRELRGEKIDIIEFSEEITTFAEKALQPAKVSRVSITDLGEKQLEVIVDDTQLSLAIGKKGQNVRLAAKLLGWKIDIKSEEEKRQEVEQQMQALSGGPTTPIEQVTELGDGIIQKLVAAGITTVESLADMTPEQLEEIPGIGEKTLERISVAVRHYFGHFEEGEPGAEVASEAASAAGGEQEAAEPAAEGAVAVVEAAEQPHGEEPLETAEVEDTLAPEVEGSPDEDDLVHEIQDEAADEEAAVEDQEDEAAK; encoded by the coding sequence ATGGCCAGTCCCTTGTATCAAAGCATCGAGCTTCTCAGCCGGGAGAAGGGCATCGAGCCCGAGATCGTGGTTGGCGCGGTCGAGGAAGCCATCGCCCTGGCAACGCGCAAGTTCTACAAAACGCAGGAAAACATGCGCGGCGAGCTCAACAAGGAGACGGGCGAGATTACGGCGTACGTCTACAAGACCGTTGTCGCCGGCGATGACGAAGTCGAGGATCCGGTAAACCAGATCACGCTGGAAGAAGCCAACGAATTGGCTCCCGGCGCCGAGGTCGGCAGCGAGATCCGCATGTATAAGGACACCTCGCCGCTCGGCCGCATCGCCGCGCAGCTCGCCAAGCAGGTCATCTTCCAGAAGGTCCGCGAAGCCGAACGCGACACGGTTTTCCAGGAATACGCACACCGCGAGAAGGAAGTGCTCACCGCCACGGTGAAGCGCGTCGAGGGCCAGGACACCATCTTCGACCTCGGCAAAGCCGAAGCCCGTTGCCCCAAGCGCGAGCAGTCGCGGCTCGAGTCCTTCTCCATCGGCGAGCGCGTCCGCGTGGTTCTGCTCAAGGTCGACCGCGCAGCCAAGGGACCGCAGGTCATCGTCAGCCGAGCCGCTCCCGAGTTGGTGCAGAACCTGTTCCAGTCGGAAGTCCCTGAAATCTACGATGGCACCGTCGTGATCCGCGCCATTGCGCGCGAGGCCGGCGAGCGCACCAAGATCGCCGTCATGAGCCGCGACAAGGATGTCGACCCCGTCGGCGCCTGCGTCGGCATGAAGGGCATGCGCGTCCAGTCGATCATTCGCGAGCTGCGCGGCGAGAAGATTGACATCATCGAATTCTCTGAGGAGATCACAACCTTCGCAGAGAAGGCGTTGCAGCCCGCGAAGGTAAGCCGCGTTTCCATCACCGACCTCGGCGAGAAGCAGCTCGAAGTCATCGTCGACGACACCCAGCTTTCGCTCGCCATCGGCAAGAAGGGCCAGAACGTGCGGCTTGCGGCCAAGCTCCTGGGCTGGAAGATCGACATCAAGAGCGAAGAAGAGAAGCGCCAGGAAGTCGAACAGCAGATGCAGGCGCTTTCCGGCGGCCCCACCACGCCGATCGAACAGGTTACCGAACTGGGCGACGGCATCATCCAAAAACTTGTGGCCGCGGGAATCACCACCGTCGAATCGCTGGCCGACATGACGCCAGAACAGCTCGAGGAGATCCCGGGCATCGGCGAGAAGACGCTGGAACGCATCAGCGTAGCTGTAAGGCATTATTTCGGGCACTTTGAAGAAGGCGAGCCCGGAGCAGAAGTAGCGTCGGAAGCAGCGTCAGCAGCAGGCGGCGAGCAGGAGGCGGCCGAGCCCGCCGCGGAAGGCGCCGTTGCCGTCGTCGAGGCAGCCGAACAGCCGCATGGCGAAGAGCCCCTTGAGACCGCCGAGGTCGAGGACACGCTGGCCCCGGAGGTTGAGGGCTCGCCGGACGAAGACGACCTGGTGCACGAGATTCAAGATGAAGCCGCAGACGAAGAAGCGGCAGTGGAAGATCAGGAAGATGAAGCGGCCAAGTAG
- a CDS encoding ribosome maturation factor RimP, translated as MAVALDAIRGAAQRVAASHGLDVVDVEFAGSAKDRILRVFLEKNAEGRERLKSEIAAGGDELPEALREGTLSPEQLSGITHEDCTEFSRDFGVLLDVEDLVPGGEYTLEASSPGLDRKLTKAEEFGRFIGSLVKIQTFEPIRNNRHWQGRLTAFHPDLSETGNPGAPGITVDLAAVKQNSKSRKTGVATVDIALSNIEKAQLIPEI; from the coding sequence ATGGCAGTCGCACTGGATGCAATTCGTGGCGCTGCGCAGCGGGTAGCCGCTTCGCACGGGCTGGATGTTGTCGACGTGGAATTCGCCGGCTCAGCCAAGGACCGCATCCTGCGCGTCTTCCTCGAAAAGAACGCGGAAGGCCGCGAACGCCTGAAGAGCGAGATTGCCGCCGGAGGCGACGAACTACCCGAGGCGCTGCGCGAGGGCACTCTGAGCCCCGAACAGCTCTCCGGCATCACACATGAAGACTGCACCGAATTCAGCCGCGACTTTGGCGTGCTGCTGGACGTGGAAGACCTGGTCCCGGGCGGCGAGTACACGCTTGAAGCAAGTTCGCCCGGCCTTGATCGCAAGCTGACCAAAGCTGAGGAATTTGGGCGGTTTATCGGAAGCCTGGTCAAAATCCAGACCTTTGAGCCGATCCGCAATAACCGCCACTGGCAGGGCCGGCTGACAGCCTTTCACCCCGACCTGAGCGAAACCGGCAACCCGGGCGCACCCGGCATCACGGTCGACTTGGCCGCAGTCAAGCAGAACAGCAAGAGCCGGAAGACCGGCGTAGCAACCGTGGACATCGCGCTCAGCAACATCGAAAAAGCGCAGCTGATCCCCGAGATTTGA
- the infB gene encoding translation initiation factor IF-2, which yields MSKVRINDLAREMEVKSRQVLDALTELGLGEGKLTHSSSIEDHEADKVRSHFGRGAARSSQAGAGSRAPQGLQPKIDLSHVHKPGDVVKAILAKKQEEEEAARRSHAPVRPAAPPAKPAAPVAAKPPVTVATPAAPPAPRKIMPPVRQAPPIISAPPKAPAIASKPPAGAVVAKPPAGAAPAVRPAVASAPPAGTVVVKPPVAPPASPRAPEAAAPVAAKPPVVVAPPPAPAPAAPAPVQQAAAPAPVAPAPVAPEIVSGPAPVQAPPVEEPKVAPAPVVEAAPEAAAAPEVPAPAPQAPAEPVAPPAAPAPPVRRVVMPQTGPRPVYKAPIIPPAAPGANAPTGNLQRNRPIFDRRAGAPAGQQQQGGFGQRPQGGPGGYAGGPRPKHPTRSAPGGFTPGGPGGPGGRPGFGQRPGFGGPRPGGFGGPRPGGFGAPGAGAPPTGEAPRPSRGPSAPKGRGRQQYPKTKEGPMKGFVPPPRFGGAANFSMEPLPITREITVTEGISVKDLAEKLEIRAKDLIAILLMRGIFVTVNQTLDADTVKDVAARFGAAANVITYEEELENQAIEEVLEADKTDMVEVPRAPVVTVMGHVDHGKTSLLDAIRETDVAAGEAGGITQHIGAYKVKFTKEGSPASGREIVFLDTPGHEAFTRMRARGAKVTDIVVIVVAADDGVMPQTLEAVDHAKAADVPIIVAINKIDKPEANPDRVMKQLADRGLTPDDWGGDTPYVKVSAKKRVNLDGLLEMICLVSDVKGPKATPGRKAVGSVLEAKLDRGRGAVATVLVQDGTLKLNESYIVGNTFGKVRAMFDDRGRAIEEAGPSTPVEVLGLEAMPDSGDTFLVVGDRDKAKGIASYRKMKEREAQLAKSSRVSLEGLAEQIRTAGVKDLPLIIKGDVTGSVEVLGDSLIRMSTEKVRVKVIRSGVGSITESDVLLATASNAIIIGFNVRPERKAAELAQQEGVDIRLHSIIYELQDEMRLAMMGLLEPTFKENYIGRAQVLQIFRIPKVGTIAGCSVRDGVIRRDAEIKVVRDGEQIHKGKIASLKRVKDDVREVTNGMECGIGIHGFSDLKEGDILEAFTTEKMAADLGALTSAKA from the coding sequence ATGAGCAAGGTTCGAATCAACGATCTCGCACGCGAGATGGAAGTCAAGAGCAGGCAGGTTCTTGACGCACTGACGGAATTGGGCCTGGGTGAGGGAAAACTCACTCACTCGAGCTCCATTGAGGACCACGAGGCGGACAAGGTCCGCTCGCATTTTGGCCGCGGAGCCGCACGCTCCAGTCAGGCCGGCGCAGGTTCCCGGGCTCCCCAGGGCCTCCAGCCCAAGATAGATCTCTCGCATGTCCACAAGCCCGGCGACGTGGTCAAGGCCATCCTGGCGAAGAAGCAGGAAGAGGAAGAAGCGGCACGCCGCAGCCATGCGCCTGTGCGCCCGGCAGCCCCTCCGGCCAAGCCTGCCGCTCCAGTGGCAGCTAAGCCGCCCGTGACAGTCGCAACTCCGGCTGCGCCTCCTGCCCCGCGCAAGATCATGCCCCCCGTGCGCCAGGCGCCGCCCATCATTTCTGCGCCTCCCAAGGCTCCGGCCATTGCCTCCAAACCGCCTGCCGGTGCAGTTGTGGCCAAGCCCCCTGCGGGAGCCGCTCCTGCGGTGAGGCCTGCAGTCGCTTCGGCGCCGCCCGCCGGCACGGTTGTGGTCAAGCCGCCCGTTGCACCGCCTGCTTCGCCGCGCGCCCCTGAAGCTGCCGCGCCCGTCGCTGCGAAGCCTCCTGTCGTTGTCGCTCCGCCTCCTGCGCCCGCACCGGCCGCTCCGGCCCCTGTTCAGCAGGCTGCCGCGCCCGCTCCGGTTGCGCCGGCCCCAGTTGCGCCTGAGATTGTCAGCGGACCAGCCCCTGTTCAAGCTCCGCCCGTCGAGGAGCCCAAAGTAGCCCCCGCTCCTGTTGTGGAGGCCGCGCCCGAAGCTGCAGCAGCGCCCGAAGTGCCGGCTCCCGCTCCCCAGGCCCCGGCGGAACCAGTTGCGCCCCCCGCCGCTCCGGCTCCCCCGGTTCGCCGCGTGGTGATGCCGCAGACCGGCCCGCGTCCGGTCTACAAGGCCCCGATTATCCCCCCTGCCGCTCCCGGCGCCAATGCGCCTACTGGCAATCTGCAGCGCAACCGTCCCATCTTCGACCGTCGCGCCGGCGCTCCCGCAGGCCAACAGCAGCAGGGTGGATTCGGCCAGCGCCCGCAAGGTGGGCCGGGCGGATACGCAGGCGGACCTCGTCCCAAGCATCCCACGCGTTCGGCTCCCGGCGGATTCACGCCAGGCGGCCCCGGTGGTCCGGGCGGACGTCCCGGCTTCGGACAGCGTCCTGGCTTTGGCGGACCCCGCCCCGGTGGTTTCGGTGGCCCGCGTCCCGGCGGATTCGGTGCTCCGGGCGCCGGCGCGCCGCCTACAGGCGAGGCTCCGCGTCCGTCGCGTGGTCCCTCGGCTCCCAAGGGCCGTGGACGCCAGCAGTACCCCAAGACCAAGGAAGGCCCGATGAAGGGCTTTGTCCCGCCGCCACGTTTTGGCGGGGCAGCCAACTTCTCCATGGAGCCGCTGCCGATCACGCGTGAAATCACCGTGACCGAAGGCATCAGCGTGAAGGATCTGGCCGAGAAGCTCGAAATTCGCGCCAAGGACCTCATCGCGATCCTGCTCATGCGCGGCATCTTCGTCACCGTCAACCAGACCCTCGACGCCGACACGGTGAAGGACGTCGCCGCCCGCTTCGGCGCCGCAGCCAACGTCATCACCTATGAAGAAGAACTCGAGAATCAGGCCATCGAAGAGGTGCTCGAGGCCGACAAGACCGACATGGTCGAAGTGCCGCGTGCGCCTGTGGTCACAGTCATGGGTCACGTCGACCACGGTAAGACCAGCCTGCTCGACGCGATCCGCGAGACCGACGTTGCAGCCGGCGAAGCCGGCGGCATCACACAGCACATCGGCGCCTACAAGGTGAAGTTCACCAAGGAAGGCTCGCCCGCCTCCGGCCGCGAAATCGTCTTCCTCGACACCCCGGGTCACGAAGCGTTTACCCGCATGCGTGCCCGCGGCGCCAAGGTCACAGATATCGTTGTGATCGTTGTTGCAGCGGATGACGGCGTCATGCCGCAGACGCTCGAAGCCGTCGATCACGCCAAGGCTGCCGACGTGCCGATCATCGTGGCCATCAACAAAATCGACAAGCCCGAAGCCAACCCCGACCGCGTGATGAAGCAGCTTGCTGATCGCGGTCTCACTCCCGACGATTGGGGCGGCGACACACCCTACGTTAAGGTCTCAGCAAAGAAGCGCGTGAACCTCGACGGACTGCTCGAAATGATCTGCCTCGTCTCTGACGTCAAGGGCCCCAAGGCGACTCCCGGCCGCAAGGCCGTGGGCTCGGTACTCGAAGCCAAGCTCGATCGCGGCCGCGGCGCTGTAGCCACCGTTCTTGTTCAGGACGGTACCCTGAAGCTGAACGAGAGCTACATCGTCGGCAACACCTTCGGCAAGGTCCGCGCCATGTTCGATGACCGCGGCAGGGCGATTGAAGAAGCAGGACCCTCGACCCCCGTTGAAGTACTCGGTCTCGAAGCCATGCCCGATTCCGGCGACACGTTCCTCGTCGTCGGCGATCGCGACAAGGCCAAGGGCATCGCCTCCTACCGCAAGATGAAGGAGCGCGAAGCGCAACTTGCCAAGAGCTCGCGTGTTTCGCTCGAAGGCCTCGCCGAGCAGATTCGCACCGCCGGCGTGAAGGACCTGCCGCTCATCATCAAGGGCGACGTGACCGGCTCGGTCGAAGTGCTGGGCGACTCGCTCATCCGCATGTCCACCGAGAAGGTGCGCGTCAAGGTCATCCGCTCGGGCGTCGGCTCCATCACCGAGTCGGACGTGCTGCTCGCAACCGCGTCGAACGCCATCATCATCGGCTTCAACGTGCGACCCGAGCGCAAGGCCGCGGAACTGGCGCAGCAGGAAGGCGTAGACATCCGACTGCACTCGATCATCTACGAACTGCAGGACGAGATGCGACTGGCCATGATGGGCCTCCTCGAACCCACGTTCAAGGAGAATTACATCGGCCGCGCCCAGGTGCTCCAGATCTTCAGAATTCCGAAGGTCGGAACTATTGCTGGATGTTCGGTTCGCGATGGCGTCATCCGCCGCGATGCCGAAATCAAGGTCGTCCGCGACGGCGAGCAGATCCACAAGGGCAAGATCGCCTCCCTCAAGCGCGTTAAAGACGACGTCCGCGAAGTCACCAACGGCATGGAGTGCGGTATCGGCATCCACGGCTTCAGCGATCTGAAGGAAGGCGACATCCTCGAAGCCTTCACCACGGAGAAGATGGCTGCCGATCTCGGCGCCCTGACTTCCGCGAAAGCCTAA